The window TACATCATTCTTCATTCTGTGTCACCCATCTAAAGTTATTCCATGTCAGGATGAACAATCATGTAACCAAGGAACAGTATAAAGCTAAAATTTGCAGACATGATAGATCTTATACAATGAGCTAAGCATCGCTACCCCACTATCATGGACATGCGAACAATTAAAGGGGGTGTTATACGCTGCCTGATCGTTTTATGACAAAACTACCCCATCATCATGCACATGGGAACAATCTACAGGGATTGGCATGCATCATCTGATCGTTTTATAACCAAGTACAAGTGAAATTGATTATCTGCATCCATTTGACACATCATGTTTCCCAAACTGAATATGTCGATTTCCCTTTATGAATCCAGGGAGTCTCTAGGAAGCCAAAATTGAAGTCATTTGTGACCATGGCCCCTCAAAACCAATGAAGTTTCCATTTTGCTCTATAATCCCACAGGTTGGCAAGGTAAAGAAGTTTTTCATCAACCCTATAGAGAGAATCAGCAGATTTCTTCAGCAAATACGATGTCAAAGATGAATTGCACTGCATAGAAAACATACAAACCAGGTAGAGTGAGCATTTTATGATCAGTAGAAATATGCTATGGTAGTGCAAAAGAGTAGATGGTTAAGCCTCAATCACACAACACATAACAAGTTCAATTAAGATGGAAGTTCTGATAAAATATAGTATCAATGGTAGATATGATGATGCTATTTATATTGTATTTGCATAAATGGTtcttatgaattattttatttttcataccttcaaatttacttttctaTTTGATACgtaaaagaaaaccaaaaattgAATTACTAGTTGTTGATACATTTACAGAGTTCTCTGCATTTATGCTGATAATGCAAAACATAGAAATTTgcaagataaaattttaaggaCTAGAAGTATTAATCATGTACATCACTTTCTACAATATGGAATCCATTGCCTACCTTCCTCTTTGGGGATGTTGGGCTGATCAACTAAGAGCTGATGGAGAGCACCTAAATCACTGGCGCTGCAATGTAAATGTACCAACAAAGATTCATAAGCCTTAGATTGGTTGGAATGGATCAAATATGCACTGACACATGTGCATGTGTACACTGCATTGGGACTAATCTTAACTCTAAGTACCTGGGCTTTAAGGTAAGTGTTGAAAGTGCTGAAACCACTGATGATTTAAGAAGGTACCTGGAAAAGTAGAATTGCGTGAGATATCAAGTTTCATCCATGATAAGTCAATCTCAGTAGTCAGACCTCATGATCATAAGCACACATGAAAGTCGACAATGAAAATGAGCAGGTGATGGTCTCACCACAGTTTCTGTGCATCTGGatatatgtgtgtatgtgcaaGTGCACCAGCACATAGTACAAGAAAAGCAAGCCTTCTTTACAACACGACCTTATGAATTATTTCTGCTTATGCACTAGATAATGgagaaacaaaaacagaaaaccGAGATCTCCCTTGGGGAAGCAATTTGCTATAGTCCACtgatgttttatagaataaattaaaatttcacaTTGTTGTAATTTGCAAGTGATCTTGGCCTATATCTTCAGCAATGTAGTTTGGCAGCACATTGCATTCCTTCTAAACCAAAACTGCAGTCACAACCCCTAGCCCAACTTTTGTGGGTTGACTTTAATTTATCAAGAGAGGAATGATCCATCTAGGTTTGATATTTCAAGATGAGCATGTATTAACCGGACGCAACCTTTTTGTGAATTGAGGTTAAAACATAAGAGGGCTAGAGGCAGAACAAGGACACACTATTAAAAGTGCATTCAACTTTTGAATATTTGCTTCACTAAGGAAAGCAAAATGCCTTCCCAAAGTCTTATAACCAAACAAACTctatttgagggaaaatggaaattaaagttcCTCAAGAAAATACCAGAACAGAAGCAATCACAAAGTAATGCAGTATGGTAGCTGGATGTCAAACAAAGTTGTACATCAAGGCAGTCATGAATTAAGCTATCTGGCTCAACTGAAAACACCCAAACCCATAACCCCGAATGGCACTTCTAGAAAACTGCTTGTCCAAGACACttcaaaaaacaatatttagtTCATTATTCATAAAACTAAACAGAATGACAACCTATCTATcaatctatctatctatctatctatcgaTCTAATTTTTAGTTAAAGAATTAGATATGGTGCAccttttaaagataaaaaaataaaataacaaagaaCAAAACAACCCAGTGGCTTAATAGCCGGATTTCCTATAAAAGGGTACAAAATTATtaggaaataaatttgaaaacagTTCATACTCAGACTGGTGCATCTCATGAAGAAGGCTAAGCCCATCCAAGCAATCCGCAAGGCTTGGTTTTACACCAATTCGTTGTTGCAGTTGTTTCATGGTGAGCTTGACAGATCCCCCCTTAACTAGCTGTCTACCATCTCGAACTATCTTCTCAAGAGACGAAACAATACCATGAAACTCTTTCCTAGATTTCATTCAAGTTCAACAGAAAAATCTTAGGTTATAAATTAGGATATAAGATGCCATCCTgcaaggaaaaaatatatatttctccTAAAATAACAAACACCAATGAACTCCAATTCCTTAACAATTAAACAGCAGAAGCAATTTATATGCCAGGTTTTATTCAAGTTACAACGGAAAAAACTTAGGTTATACATTGAGATATAAGCTGCCACCGtgcaagaacaaaaaaaatatatattctccTGGAATGCTAAAACAATAAACAAGTAAACATCACTGAACTTCAATTCCTTAACAATTAAACAACAGAATCAGTTTATATGTATCACCAACTTAACTAATCAAGAATAATGGAAATTAATGGCAAAACTTTCCTTCTCGATAAATTACATAGCACTATCTGGATCAAGATAAAACCTAATGCTTACTTTGGCTAAAACAGAAAATGTAGACAATaactaaaaaatcaaataacccGGTGGAGGTGAGGCTTTTCATCTTCAGCGCtggaaaccaaaacaaaatcaaacgtATGATTGGAATTATAATTTCCTTTGCTTTCCTccgttttctcagcaaccaaacagaggctcaagaccaaataataataataataataataataataataaaataaaaataatccttACAGAGTCTTTTTCAATGAGAGCAAAATGGTTTCCAAAGACTCCATCTGCTTTCTTAACACTGCATCGCCGATCCCATCGATGCATTTCAAAGTACCGTatttcttggaattttgaatCGCCTAAAGAAAACAAAGTCCAAACTTCAGTGAGGAAGAGCAAAATACAGTGAATTACAATTCAAAAATGTGAAGTAGGGTTTGAGAAAGAGACCTGCAAGCGCTCAATGATGGAAGAGGCATTTCGGAACTGCGAAAGCAATCGAGATTGAAGCTCGTCCCACCGTTTTGTTTCGTCTCTAACCTTCCTGAACTTCTGCTGATACTTCTTCACCATTCCCTCCATCGCTCCTCCCAAAAACGAAACAAACCAAACAGTTGTATACAGTTGATTCTGCGCGTTCGCATTTGATTCGCGCTCCCTTGCTCCGCCAAACGCACCATTTGGGAATTATAATAACTAGAAATAATTGgctaaaaatgaataaaatatttcccATACGAATATCATTTCCGTGTTTGAAAGTaacccatttttaaataaatgtattttataattttaactaTTTACAATATgttagagcaaaaaaaaaaaaactatttacaaTATGTTTGATGAGAAAGGgttatttcaataataaaataattaaaatatttttatcaaaaagagATTATTggttctatttttaaaattgggtttCCAATTACCCTTTTAATCCAATAATCCTTATAagtatttgatttaaaatagagaaaattataccatatttagaaaaataatttttaatatatgaactTATTTTGACCGTTTTTATTCCATAAGCATTTAACGAGGgattaaaaaatcattgaataatatttttgtacTAATGATATTATATTCCATGTTATTAagattgatgaaaataatttgcCTTTTAATGTTTTTCATAATCAAGTGAGAAGCAAGGGGATATTGGGTTAAGGTGTGTTtggagaataaaattaaaatactttttattttttggtaccATAACGATATTAAAATCAAGAGTCATAAGTTCAACTCACGAGATCATATTAAGAGATAAATTGTTGGGGTGTAATAATATCACTCTTAAGCCTAATGATGGATCACTAATGATGACTTTTATAATAGAGTGATAAGGTATGATGTCGAATGTCATAAAAGGTTTAACCTATTCTCATTGAACGTCAATTGGTTTATCAGATGAGATAATCAAAACCGAATCcaacatataattattttatatttattatgtttgattatcaTTTATAGTTCTTGTTATTTTAACTTCCTTTAagatgttttattattattttccatttagattgataagaaattcaaattaaattcaacatcgtagttattaaaaaataatattagtattataaaaaaaatgattaaatataaaaataatttgtatataactttaaaaaattcgTGCACGCATCCACCTTATTTACGCATTTAtcttaaaacataaatattattaaacacgTATACCTACATATTACTAATATACCTAAAATActcttccatcatttttttttttgccacacattttttattttattatttttttcttttttccctttttcttgtcAATAAACTCTGGAACAAAATCTTTTTCTACTACTTAGCTTTTTTGCCACATAAAAAGTATTGAATTAGGTTTAAGGTTAATTTCaacatcttatatatatatatatatatatatatatatatatatatatagtttttaatcTATATATTAATATCGTGTTTTATCCACATTGATATAGTTTaagttttgataattatgtattttttgacaagtatttattgtaaaaataatttgaaaaaaaggtttatgaataatttataaatgaaaacatCTAAAAGAAGTTGAGGAAGTGTTGAGCCCCTTTATGGATCTCCAAGGTACAATGTCGAACATTTCAAAAACCATATAGTCTTATAACTTGAAATACTTTTATCAATCATTCATTTTCTAAACCCCCAGTGGATATTGGTACTGCCACTGCACAACAAGCTAAGGAGTGGGGGATTCAATGGTGTAATGATAAGAGGTCGCGTGATATGAAGATATCAACAGCAATATGAGGAAGATTCCTATTAGACAACAACGATTCGTCTGATTCTACTTAAGTATGCATATTATGTCAGTGAAGACTTAGTGTGAAGCCTTGGAGTTTACGTTAGAAGAATAAAAGGCTCGGGATTAGGGTGAGCTGAGGGGGGACAACAAgcgaaaaaaggaaaaaagagaaaaaaaagtagtATAGATGCACTTCTAGCatcatttcaaataattatttgtttatctaTTGTTCAAAAGCTTTCttaaagagaaataaaagaaagggaaaaaaaaaagttgatggGAATGTATTGAACTTGAAGGGTGTTTTAGTATTTTCATTGAGacatatttgttaaaaaaaattataatttatttgtatccAAAATTGAGTTtgcacaagaaaaaaaaaaaaacttccatgttaagttattttttaagtaataagtattctATCAACCTAAAATTGCTTCTTTTTTAACTTCCATGTTACATATCTTTGttattatgtaatattttatttttataaaaatattattaaatataaattttattttacattttaaaaataaaaatataaaattttaaatatctttattctaattttccCTTCTCAGATTAAAACGCAGCGTTTCATAGCACAGTGAAGGCTCCATAACCTCGCCCTAGAGCAGGTGCTGCGGGTGTGATCAACGCTGGTATCAATGGAAGATCAAGACAAAGCACGAACCTCCGAGAATCAGCTCGAAGAAGAACAATTGGACGAAGGAGAAAATGTTGTGACGTTTCTCGATTCAATGGATGCATACTTAACCCTAATCGATTCTCTGTCTTCCACGCTTCGTCAGGTAGAAGTGTGGCCGCAACTAGATCCCACcttcttctccatttctttttgACTGATAAATCCTCGATTTGATATTGAATCcctacttatttgattcagatcGTTCGAATTTGAGAATTTAGTACAATTCAGAATACTTTGttgatgtttttatttattttttatttttcacaaagaTGGAATGGTAAAAGGTGATTCTTCTTGTATGTCTCTGTGTTGGCAAGGGCGAATTGTACAAATCCTATTTGGATCGATAATCTTGATTTTTATGGTCGGCTTTAACCTTAACGAGTTTTAGATGGCAGCTATAATGGCAGTTAACCTCTGAAATCCTCtatagttttcatttatttatttatatttttttttccattttttttaatgagatggAATGTTGTGGATATGCATATGGGTTACTTTTTCTTATTGCGAATATAGGTACCATTGTGGATGTGTATATGGTTTTTATGAAGTTCCATGTCTACAGGGATGGTTGGAATTGGCCAGTGCTCGACATTCAATGGGTGCTTCACGCATCAGCAGTTCTTTGTTTGACCTCAAACTTCACTCTGCTGCTACATCATTGCGCGTGACTGAAGATGATGGTAAATATGTTGTTGatttcttttgaaatgattGACTGTATGATGAGTGGGGCTTTGAGTTTTCAAGGGTGTGTGcagattaaatatattattgatTTCTTTTGTAATAATTGATTGTCTGAAGAGTGGGGCTTTGAGTTTTCAACGGCCTGTGAGTGTGAGGATTGCAAAGTGATGATAATATAGTTAGACAGAGCAGCTAGATGGGTGTTTGTGGCAAAGTAATTGGAAGTGTCTGTGGAGATTTCTATTGAAACATTGAAGTAGTTTATGGTTGATTGTAATGGATGGAAGAAACGGTGCTCTTCGTGTTCCCTCACAGCTCTACTGGTCGGCACACCCACATAGGAATGAAAGCCCATTGTTCAAGGTCCGGGTTCACTCGATAGACTGTTGTTGGGGAAGGGGTTGAACATTCTTGACTGGTTTCCCATAATCGAATGATATGTCTTTATGCTATTGTTTTATCAAATAAGGGTTTTGGGGTGACACTAAGTTTTGATGCTAAACGAATTTCAAAAACAATACCAAAATGTGTAATGAAGACAGaaattatagaagaaaaaactacAAATTTTACAAGCAGAATATTTGAATATTAGAAAGTTGATATAATCTCTGTTGACATATCAAGTTTGTGAGCCTTTGTTTCCCTTCTTTGTGAAGGAGATTTCTATCTTGGATCCCTCACAAAATGTTGTGTTGTGTATGTCAATTTGTTTCCATTCACTTTGTTTATAAAAGATACTGATTAGTTTCCTGAAAGTGTTTCTCATcatagaaattttattattcatgaTCTTGTATAGTCGACTCCAAGATGAATCAACCTCATTTTACATTATGCAAATGGGCATCCTCCGATAATGGAAAGTGCTGCTCTGGGGAAGCAAAATTTGATGGGGATGAGCTGCAGAAGAAATCTGTTAGCCCGCAGCTAAGATATCGCGGAACCTCCCAGTTGGATGGTATATTTATGTTCTCATTTGGCATGCTTATAGATTATCGTTGATGAAGTCTAATGTACACTTCAAGTAGACATAAGACAAATTGAAAGACCTACAACCAATTGCATGGTGTATAAGGTGCATTCACATTTtggaaaccttttcttttttgggtccTGACTATCATATTTTCATACTAAAGTACGGAAATGTTTGACTTCATTTCTATGCTGTTTCTGATAAAAGATGTTCTTGGTGGGTGATACCTGGTTTCTCACATTGTCTCTTTTATCTCTATGAAGAACCACAAGAAATTCAGGAGAAAAGCCCAACCTGTAAAAGCCCTACCAGTAATGGATCCCCACTTTCACTTGACAGCCCAGTAAGTTTTTCCTAATGAGTAGAAGCTCAAATTTATTGTGTTATAAGAACATTACTCTTTTAGCGTTTTTGCCGTTTTGGACACATTATTAGAATCAGCATCTTTGTTACagttatctttttgttttgattctATGGTGTAAGATGCATGTTGTGCATCTCGGACATGCACAGACTACAGTTCTGCAATCTGTGAAATTTGACCATAGATGGAGGACACATTCAATGAAACTTGCTGCTCCTGTTTCAGGTTCAGAAACAGCGACACAAATCACTTTCAGTGTTTGGAACATTGGTTTCTCCAAAGCTTCGTGCTGCCCAGTTTTCATTCGAGACAGGTAAGTTACTTCACTTCAACTCTCGTCCTCTCCTGCATACAAAGTATTGTTGCCTGAAGCCTATACTGGTAGTCGTTTGTTCTCTATGCTGCTTTTCATAGGATATGGGGTTGGTTGGTTTCAACTCTTAACAGatagaattttatatttgtcCTGCCAAAGCACACACATCCACCCATGGAAATGAGCGTATGACCTCTTCTGAAAGTTCAATCTTCATGCAGCCCTAGAGACGATAGTAGAAATAGCAAACATGCGATCTTCAATGCTATCTGCTTTTGATCAAGTTCAGAAAGATATAGAAAGCATAAGCACGGGGGAGCAATGAAAAGTAGTTTTTTTCAGGTATAACCCAGATTCCTTGAATGGCCACAACAGTTTTAACATCCAATCCTTGGTTTGGTACTTTGGTATCAGCCTGGAGCCTCACTTTGGTAAGCGGTAAATGTGCTTTGGAGCTCAAAATGGAAAgagaaaagtagaaagaaagaagggaTCCTGAATTGAACTAGGGGAGATTTGCATggtgtaattttttattttcttgtgaatcaattaatttattaggaaaaaaaaaatgaatggttcTACAGCCATTCTTGGTGCTTATTTTTTTCTAACGTTTGTTATAAAATTAGTTGGGAGTAGCTTGTCTATTAAATGCTACATGGTTAAAGCCCGTTTGGGATTTTATTTTAGGGCATTGGAAtcatttttacaataattttttataattagcttatttgatgaaataaaataaaataaaatgtgattGTGTGAGAATCTGATTCACTTTCTAGCGGAGATGCTTGGAAGTGTTTTTTCCATGATCAAGTCCTTTAATGTAAATTGcgtatcatattttaaaataatttt is drawn from Vitis riparia cultivar Riparia Gloire de Montpellier isolate 1030 chromosome 18, EGFV_Vit.rip_1.0, whole genome shotgun sequence and contains these coding sequences:
- the LOC117906185 gene encoding uncharacterized protein At5g43822 is translated as MEGMVKKYQQKFRKVRDETKRWDELQSRLLSQFRNASSIIERLQAIQNSKKYGTLKCIDGIGDAVLRKQMESLETILLSLKKTLKEFHGIVSSLEKIVRDGRQLVKGGSVKLTMKQLQQRIGVKPSLADCLDGLSLLHEMHQSEYLLKSSVVSALSTLTLKPSASDLGALHQLLVDQPNIPKEEVQFIFDIVFAEEIC
- the LOC117905606 gene encoding coiled-coil domain-containing protein 115 isoform X1, which gives rise to MEDQDKARTSENQLEEEQLDEGENVVTFLDSMDAYLTLIDSLSSTLRQGWLELASARHSMGASRISSSLFDLKLHSAATSLRVTEDDVDSKMNQPHFTLCKWASSDNGKCCSGEAKFDGDELQKKSVSPQLRYRGTSQLDEPQEIQEKSPTCKSPTSNGSPLSLDSPVQKQRHKSLSVFGTLVSPKLRAAQFSFETALETIVEIANMRSSMLSAFDQVQKDIESISTGEQ
- the LOC117905606 gene encoding coiled-coil domain-containing protein 115 isoform X2, which codes for MEDQDKARTSENQLEEEQLDEGENVVTFLDSMDAYLTLIDSLSSTLRQGWLELASARHSMGASRISSSLFDLKLHSAATSLRVTEDDVDSKMNQPHFTLCKWASSDNGKCCSGEAKFDGDELQKKSVSPQLRYRGTSQLDEPQEIQEKSPTCKSPTSNGSPLSLDSPVQKQRHKSLSVFGTLVSPKLRAAQFSFETVQSSCSPRDDSRNSKHAIFNAICF